One stretch of Saccharopolyspora erythraea DNA includes these proteins:
- a CDS encoding GntP family permease has protein sequence METMQPAYGVGPLLLIAAGAVGLLLLLIMKFRLHAFISLVLVSLLVGLATRIPLDELVDTLLDGFGSTLGTVGLLVGLGAMIGRLLEVTGGAQVLANTLINRFGPGRAPLALGVASLIFGFPIFFDAAFVVFLPIIFSVARRFGGSVLLYALPAAGGFAAMHAFVPPHPGPVAAAELVGADMGVVMLVGLAVAIPSWYLGAYLFAKFTGRRIDVPVPDLTDSGSEAEGSENTSQAPLPKFGTVIGVLLLPLVLIFLNTGLETLSTAGVVDADQTWVQVLQMVGETPVALLATAIVSVIVLGRGRSKANVEQIVNGALAPVCAIILITGAGGMFGGVLRSSGIGGALSESLSAIGLPLIVAAFVISTALRVAQGSATVAITTTAGLIAPTVAATEGLSPLYRALLVIAIACGATVLSHVNDSGFWLVGRFLGMDLKTTLKTWTVLETLLGGIGFLIVLLLTAVA, from the coding sequence GTGGAAACGATGCAACCGGCCTACGGCGTGGGCCCGCTGCTTCTCATCGCCGCCGGTGCGGTCGGCCTGCTTCTCCTGCTGATCATGAAGTTCCGCCTGCACGCCTTCATCTCGCTCGTGCTGGTGAGCCTGCTGGTGGGGCTGGCCACCAGGATTCCGCTGGACGAGCTGGTCGACACCCTGCTCGACGGCTTCGGCAGCACGCTCGGGACAGTCGGCCTGCTGGTCGGCCTCGGCGCCATGATCGGACGACTGCTGGAGGTCACCGGCGGCGCCCAGGTGCTGGCCAACACCCTGATCAACCGCTTCGGGCCGGGCCGGGCGCCACTGGCGCTCGGGGTCGCCTCGCTGATCTTCGGCTTCCCGATCTTCTTCGACGCCGCCTTCGTGGTGTTCCTGCCGATCATCTTCAGCGTGGCCAGGCGCTTCGGCGGTTCGGTGCTGCTGTACGCGCTGCCTGCCGCGGGCGGTTTCGCCGCGATGCACGCCTTCGTCCCGCCGCACCCGGGTCCGGTCGCCGCCGCCGAGCTGGTCGGCGCGGACATGGGCGTGGTGATGCTGGTCGGCCTGGCCGTGGCGATCCCGTCCTGGTACCTCGGCGCCTACCTGTTCGCCAAGTTCACCGGCCGCCGGATCGACGTGCCGGTCCCGGACCTGACCGACTCCGGCTCCGAGGCCGAGGGCTCCGAGAACACCTCGCAGGCACCGCTGCCGAAGTTCGGCACCGTCATCGGCGTCCTGCTGCTCCCGCTGGTGCTGATCTTCCTCAACACCGGGCTGGAAACCCTCAGCACCGCCGGCGTCGTCGACGCCGACCAGACCTGGGTGCAGGTGCTGCAGATGGTCGGCGAGACCCCGGTCGCGCTGCTGGCCACCGCGATCGTCAGCGTCATCGTCCTCGGCAGGGGACGCTCCAAGGCCAACGTCGAGCAGATCGTCAACGGCGCGCTGGCGCCGGTCTGCGCGATCATCCTGATCACCGGCGCGGGCGGCATGTTCGGCGGGGTGCTGCGCTCCAGCGGCATCGGCGGCGCGCTGTCGGAGAGCCTCAGTGCCATCGGGCTGCCGCTCATCGTGGCCGCCTTCGTCATCTCCACCGCGCTGCGGGTCGCGCAGGGCTCGGCCACCGTCGCGATCACCACGACCGCCGGGCTCATCGCGCCGACCGTCGCGGCGACCGAGGGGCTCTCCCCGCTCTACCGTGCGCTGCTGGTGATCGCCATCGCCTGCGGTGCGACCGTCCTGTCGCACGTCAACGACTCCGGCTTCTGGCTCGTCGGCCGCTTCCTGGGCATGGACCTCAAGACCACGCTCAAGACCTGGACGGTGCTGGAGACGCTGCTGGGCGGGATCGGCTTCCTGATCGTCCTGCTGTTGACCGCGGTGGCCTAG
- a CDS encoding glycerophosphodiester phosphodiesterase family protein has protein sequence MPETRPRRHKKRYALAAILVLLAGFTYLNNTSMFATPSDRQPRVLAHRGLAQTFSTEGVENDTCTAERIAPPSHGYLENTIPSMRAAFDAGADLVELDVHITRDGQFAVFHDWEVDCRTEATGTTRDFTMAELRGIDVGYGYTADGGRTFPFRGKGKGLMPSLDEVLAEFPREPLLIHVKSDDPAEGEELARRLSALDPPRLAEIAVYGGDAPVRVVRERLPRVRTMSKAIMKDCLLSYEAVGWTGATPGACANTELHVPEGYAPWLWGWPSKFTERMESVGSRVVLVAGSGGFSEGFDTQESLRRVPEDFTGYVWTNRAEVVAPLIRR, from the coding sequence ATGCCCGAAACCCGCCCGCGCCGGCACAAGAAGCGCTACGCGCTCGCAGCCATCCTGGTGCTCCTGGCCGGATTCACCTACCTCAACAACACGTCCATGTTCGCCACGCCGTCCGACAGGCAGCCGCGCGTGCTGGCGCACCGGGGTCTCGCGCAGACGTTCAGCACGGAGGGCGTCGAGAACGACACGTGCACCGCCGAGCGGATCGCGCCGCCGTCGCACGGCTACCTGGAGAACACGATCCCCAGCATGCGCGCGGCTTTCGACGCGGGAGCGGACCTGGTCGAGCTCGACGTGCACATCACCAGGGACGGCCAGTTCGCGGTGTTCCACGACTGGGAAGTGGACTGCCGCACCGAGGCCACCGGTACCACGCGCGACTTCACCATGGCCGAGCTGCGCGGTATCGACGTCGGGTACGGCTACACCGCCGACGGCGGGCGGACCTTCCCGTTCCGGGGCAAGGGCAAGGGGCTGATGCCGTCGCTGGACGAGGTTCTCGCCGAGTTCCCGCGCGAGCCGCTGCTGATCCACGTCAAGAGCGACGACCCCGCCGAAGGCGAGGAGCTGGCCCGGCGCCTGTCGGCGCTGGACCCACCGCGCCTGGCCGAGATCGCCGTCTACGGCGGGGACGCCCCGGTGCGGGTCGTGCGGGAACGGCTGCCGCGGGTGCGGACGATGTCGAAGGCGATCATGAAGGACTGCCTGCTGAGCTACGAGGCGGTCGGCTGGACCGGAGCCACTCCCGGCGCGTGCGCGAACACCGAACTGCACGTCCCCGAAGGCTACGCCCCGTGGCTGTGGGGCTGGCCGTCGAAGTTCACCGAACGCATGGAGTCCGTCGGCAGCCGGGTGGTGCTGGTCGCGGGTTCCGGCGGCTTCTCCGAAGGTTTCGACACGCAGGAGTCGCTGCGGCGCGTGCCGGAGGACTTCACCGGCTACGTGTGGACCAACCGGGCCGAGGTGGTCGCACCGCTGATCCGGCGCTAG
- a CDS encoding SGNH/GDSL hydrolase family protein has protein sequence MTGQWFARYVALGDSQTEGLHDGDECAGYRGWADRLAEHLSELNPRLRYANLAVRGSVARQVRAGQLPAALELGPDLVTVCAGMNDVIRPCFDAGRVCGELDGVVAALTGHGVRVVITTFPDIGKLMPIARRLVPRVIALNAGIRESAARHGATLVDAFPHAAIADQRLYSADRLHANAEGHARIAAAVAHALELPGFDDGWTAPLAPAPPTPWWTTARTEVTWLGGCVGPWIGRGLLGASSGNRRTAKRPLLAPVAVSGDRAGELSGR, from the coding sequence ATGACAGGGCAATGGTTCGCCCGCTACGTGGCGCTCGGTGACAGCCAGACCGAGGGGCTCCACGACGGCGACGAGTGCGCCGGCTACCGGGGCTGGGCGGACCGGCTCGCCGAGCACCTGAGCGAGCTGAACCCGCGGCTGCGCTACGCGAACCTCGCGGTGCGGGGCAGCGTGGCCCGTCAGGTCCGGGCCGGCCAGCTGCCCGCGGCCCTGGAACTGGGGCCCGACCTGGTCACCGTGTGCGCGGGGATGAACGACGTGATCCGGCCCTGCTTCGACGCCGGCCGCGTGTGCGGTGAACTGGACGGTGTGGTGGCCGCCCTGACCGGGCACGGGGTGCGGGTGGTCATCACGACGTTCCCCGACATCGGCAAGCTCATGCCGATCGCGCGGCGGCTGGTGCCACGGGTCATCGCGCTCAACGCCGGGATCCGGGAGTCCGCCGCCCGCCACGGCGCCACGCTGGTCGATGCGTTCCCGCATGCCGCGATCGCCGACCAGCGGCTCTACAGCGCCGACCGCCTGCACGCCAACGCCGAGGGGCACGCGCGGATCGCGGCGGCCGTGGCGCACGCGCTGGAACTGCCCGGCTTCGACGACGGCTGGACCGCCCCGCTGGCTCCCGCGCCACCGACGCCGTGGTGGACGACCGCGCGGACGGAGGTGACCTGGCTCGGCGGGTGCGTCGGCCCGTGGATCGGGCGCGGGCTGCTCGGTGCGTCGTCGGGCAACCGCCGGACCGCGAAGCGGCCGCTGCTCGCCCCGGTTGCCGTCAGCGGGGACCGCGCCGGAGAGCTCAGCGGGCGGTGA
- a CDS encoding arginase family protein, giving the protein MRGSVAVARGLSERFGLPAGHIGSPEPALNTDWRTELDAALPALREMSSAYERLMSGGLAPLTALSRCSVALATLPVVARHRPDACVVWFDAHADLNTPDNTTTGYLGGMALSGAAGLWDSGLGGDLRLDGIVLGGARDVDPPEQALIDGGAVRSVPQGPDLADALRSAIASRPVYFHLDCDVLEPGIVPTDYRVPGGLSLADLHAVSEVVAEGELVGLEIGEFEASWPEGAEPVVPDALLDAMAPMYAALTAR; this is encoded by the coding sequence ATGCGCGGTTCGGTGGCGGTCGCTCGCGGGCTGTCCGAACGGTTCGGACTGCCGGCCGGCCACATCGGCTCGCCGGAGCCCGCGCTGAACACCGACTGGCGCACCGAGCTCGACGCCGCCCTGCCCGCGCTGCGCGAGATGTCCAGCGCCTACGAGCGGCTGATGTCAGGCGGGCTCGCGCCGCTGACCGCGCTGAGCCGGTGCAGCGTCGCGCTCGCGACGCTGCCCGTCGTCGCCCGGCACCGGCCGGATGCCTGCGTGGTCTGGTTCGACGCGCACGCCGACCTCAACACCCCGGACAACACGACGACCGGATACCTCGGGGGCATGGCGCTCTCGGGCGCGGCCGGGCTGTGGGACTCCGGGCTCGGCGGCGATCTCCGGCTGGACGGCATCGTGCTCGGTGGAGCGCGTGACGTCGACCCACCGGAGCAGGCGCTGATCGACGGCGGGGCGGTCCGGTCCGTGCCGCAGGGACCGGACCTCGCCGACGCGCTGCGGTCCGCGATCGCGAGCCGGCCGGTGTACTTCCACCTCGACTGCGACGTGCTCGAACCCGGGATCGTGCCGACCGACTACCGCGTACCCGGCGGGCTGTCGCTGGCGGACCTGCACGCGGTCTCGGAGGTCGTGGCCGAGGGTGAGCTGGTCGGACTCGAGATCGGCGAGTTCGAGGCATCCTGGCCGGAGGGCGCCGAACCCGTCGTGCCGGACGCGCTCCTCGACGCCATGGCACCGATGTACGCCGCCCTCACCGCCCGCTGA